Genomic window (Ascochyta rabiei chromosome 13, complete sequence):
GCAAATTGTATTCAATAAGGCGTCCGTGTGTAGCAGGCGCCTATGGTTGTGATGCTGAATTGGTCTATATCTACTGTACCGAAGGTTGATTGACCAGAAAGAATAGGGTGGTGACAAACATATTATGCATTGAATTCAAACCTGGTGGGAGATGCCGCATGCGTTGATGGTCGCAACTCAAGACCACGAGATTCTGTGTACGTGTTAGCAAGGACACATACACGTGTACGGTGGAGTGACCTACGCAAGCATGATTCCAGCACCAGTAAACATAGCGGCGAATTGAGTGAGGGTCTTCTTAAGCTCCTCACTCTTGTTTGGTCCAGTCTCGAGCAACTCAGGAATGACCGCTACTGTGCCGACGTACAGAAACGTGCCTGCAGTGAACGGAAGGAGCATATCTCCCCACTGCAGACTGGTTCCCCATAAACCACCCCCTGGAACTTCGGCCGTAGCTGAGCTGCCACCAAGTTCTTGTACCGCGATACCGATACAGGTTCCAAGGAAGGCGCCTGCAGCAGTTACGAACTGTGCGCCCATTGCCGCCCGCTTACTGAAGCCTGACTGAATGAGTAGAGCGAAGTCACCAACCTCATGAGGGATCTCGTGAAAGAAGACGGCGACAGTAGTGGTGGCGCCAATGGTGGGCGAAGCGTAAAAGGACGAGCTGAGCGCAAGACCATCGGTGATGTTGTGAGTAAAGTCGGCGATGAGATTGAGGTAACCGCCCAGCTTTACGCTGGCATTGATTTCCttttccttctccttctcggTCGCTACAGCAGCATCGTTCGCAGCATGCTTGCGGGCGCGCACAGTGCCCTCGGAGCCATTGGTCTCGATCCCAGTCGACTTGGCCGAAGCCTCGGCTTTTTCGTGTGAATGTCCGTGGGAGTGGTCGTGCCCACCTGCACCGCCAGTCGCAATCCTCAGAGCCTTGTCCATAGCCACAAAGGTGACAAAACCCAGCATAATAGCGACACCTAGCAGCAGGTTCTTGTTCGGCTCGACCATGACGAACTTGACATGGTTCGGCTCATCCTCTCCCAGAAAGATCTCAGGCAGAAGATGAAATAGAGTGTCTCCCAGCAGTCCTCCAACAGCGAAAGCCACCATAACAGACAGCGAGGCAGGGTCGATGTTGGGCGGGCATAGTGCGAGGAGGAAATTGGGTGGCCCAGAGATGTAGAGTGTAGCGAGAAGAGCGTTGACAGCAGGACTGCCAGGAAAGAGCACAGCGAAGATCTGAGAGCTGAGCGATGACGTGGTAGGGTGTGTAGCGACCTTGTGCTCGTTAAGAGCTTTGACGAGCGAGCAGTCCTGGTGAAGTCAGCTGGCTGTTGGCTGTTGGCTGTTGAGCACGCGACATCACGGTGCTCCTTGCCAACGCCTATCCACGTGCAGCCACCGCTTTGTTGTCGTGGCATTCACCACAAGAGCTTGACTGTGAAGATGTGAAGATGCGAAGTAATTGAAGAACATACCTGCAGTTGCTCCTCGATTTCATGAGCACTCAACTGCCCCACGGGCACTGCGGAGGTCTCGCCCTTGACGGCAGCTGCAGCAACATTCCATGCCAGCACCCCCAAGAAAATCGAAAGCGATAGTAGGGTCTGACTGCGACGCGACACCATGATGGACGCGTACTCGCTAGCTTAACCACGTACAGTTGTTGGTTTCAGAGGCCTGTGTCCAGGGGTCAAGCAATGGACACATGCATCAACCGAGCGTGGAGTGCGATAAGCGGGCTACGCTAAGATAAGAGCACTAGCGCCGCTGGACTAAATTTTTTGGGGAAGGGACGTTTTGGCGACCGAGCGGGACTGCTTTACAATCCCACCTCACAACACGACAGCACCTCACAAGCCCTTACAAGCCCTCTATAACTTACCAAACTTAAACAAGATGGGTCGCGAACTccaaaagaagaagaacaagtCGTCGCTCCCCAAGAAGCGTCAGAACGGCCCCTCCAAAAAGAAGGTTCTGAGCAACCCCATCATCGCGAAGCACTGGTAGGCATAACGAGCAGTACTCCCTATGTTTGACCTTGCTCTGACGTACAACTAGGAACCAGAAGGAAACACTATCCCAGAACTACCGTCGTCTTGGTCTGACATCGCGCCTCAATCATGCAACGGGTGGCACAGAAAAGACAATTGCTCTTCTCGGTCTCAACGATCCCAAGTCCTCGCGCGCCGACACTGCCGCCGACAGCACTGCAAACCGCCTGAACATCGTCTCGAAGCAGCCTACCCAAGCCGTTGAGATTGAAGAGATCGAAGTCGAGCGTGACCCAGAGACCGGCGCTATCCTGCGCGTAACAGGACAGAAGGAGCAGAAGTTCAACCCGCTTAATGATCCATTAAACGAGCTGGAAGACAGCGAAGGTGAGGCGGAGGAGTGGAGCGGTTTTGCAATGGTACCCGAGCGCAGAGAAAACGAGGCTCAGAACCCCGTGATCAGTGAGTTGGAAGAGGCGGCAAGGAATGGTGTCAGGAAGGCGCCCAGGAAACAGAGTGAGAGGGAGGGAGAGTGGTTAGAGAGGCTGGTGAACAAGTACGGCGAAGACTATGGGAGGATGGCAAGGGACAGGAAGTTGAACCCCATGCAGCAGACGGAGTCTGACATCAAGAAGAGGGTGAAGAAGTGGAAGGCGGCACAGAGCGCTTGAACGGTCATTGTTTCTCGTGCATGACCTTGAGAAGAGCATGGGACCGGCGTTCAAGGTGTTTTCGCGCATTGTTAAGGGTTGGCCAGAACAGGGTGCAATTACGACCGAAATGGACAGTTTGCCATGTTAGGAAACCGGGGTAATTCGACCATACATTTCACTGTCAACCTCAGCCCTGCTGCATCATCACATCATATGCAGGTCCACTTCAGAATAAAAATTTGAACTTACAGCTTACTCCGCAAGTTTTCCAACGAGACAATGGCATACAACCCGCAGCGATGGCCGCCTATTCCTTGCTGACATACGTTGTAGGTTTCGAAACCAGCAGCCAACAGATACAGCAGCGCAAGCGTCTTGAGATCAAATACACTACAACGTCCTTCCAGGCTTTATGAATACGTAGTCTCAGTCCCGCCCTGCGCTTTGGGTGTATTCAATGTACGACAAACTATGAGAGTGAGTGACCTGTGTCTTCTGTAAGGATGAAGTGCAGCTGGCCAGTTCCAGCGCTTTTTGGGTCTTTCCAACGCCAGCAATCGCCCCCATCTACATACCCCATACAATGATCTCAGGTGTCCATACCAGTGCTTGTATCAGTGATCCGGAGTTCTACACTCATCAGGCGCTATCAGAAGGGGATCCGATCGCAAAGCACAGTTCCTCGTGTCTCCGGGTCCCAGATGCAAACCATCACATTTCAATTCATCCGGTCCGTCCGGACTAACGGCGATCTTAGGAGCGAGATGTCGCAATTCAGTTCAACTATACTCTCCGGGGGTTTCACGGCCGGAGCAGGTCATAAGATCCTCTATATGAATGATCCTTGCCCTTTGCGCCCATCGTACACTCCTTGTGCACCCTCTGAAAGGCCACCAAGATGTCCTCGAGACTATTGGGATTGACTTGTACGCACCAGGTAATGCACAGGCTTTCTCCTCCTATGGTGTCAACCAGCATCTAACCATCTTGTAACACGGCGGGGATTTCAATGGCTTCTTCGGTTGGCTGGAGTCCGTATGTTCATGTTAAGGCTTCGCCAAAGTTCGCCGTTTGCAACCCCATTACAGCTTGCTTGGCTCACACACATCAACGCCTTATTACGCTTCCACAAAACGTATCGTATACACGACGAGAGATGCAACGCCGCTGTGGCAGAGTCTAACCTCTCTGTGCGCGTACTGGGCGTTTTTCGTTTTTGTTGGCGTTACAGTTTCCGTTGCATCTTCTGTGAAGCCACTTGCCTCTTCATGGCTATTCGTAGTTCTGTTCATCAAAGTGTGTGATGGTGGGTCAGCCTCCCGGTTGTGTGATATGCGCTTGTTGTCACATGACGGCAGTGAAGTCTGACATGCGCGATCGTGCTTATTCCTTGTCGAGTACGATCAGAACCTTGTGAGCGAAAAAGGCTGCTCTGGTGTTCTATCAGGTTCCTGGCTTTTATAGCTTGAACACTGGTGTTGCTAGTCGGCCCTGCTGGTGCTCCGAGGAATGTACGCCACAGCCCGTTTCCAGCCTCGCGGCGGCCTTCGTGTGATAACACAAGTTGATGACAGTGGGTGTCACCCGAGCGCGTTTCAATTGCAGATATCTGGCTTTGTTGTGCGAAACTACAGTCGCAAGGTCGAAAATCGAAAATACTGTTGATGCATGTACCTAGGATGTCGATGTCATCGATGGTTTCAACGCAAGATGACATCGCCCAAGCCTCGCCAATACCGCCACTATTGGCTTATCAGATCGATTCTTCACACGAATCCGCAAGGTGATTTCAGACGGGTGGCCCAAAAGTAAGGTCTCTGGGGACCTCAGAGCCAGTGGTGCATCGTCACACAACATCCAGTCCTCGACTCATTGGCAAATGACGGTTTCCCGCCATGCAACTGTCCCCCTTAGCTGGGAACGCTTTGTCAAGATGGGCGTAGTGCAAACCAGCCGTGAACGGGTGAAGAACCCAGAGTTGATCAGATAAATGCGGTCGTCGCTCAGGTCTCAGCCTTTCCGAAACCTTCATACCCTACACTATACGCTTCCTTTATAGCGCACGAGACATCTCAGCTATCATGAAGATAACTATGAGACCAAGTGACAGCTATTTGAATGAGGGCGACGAGAAAGCCTATCATATCAGGCCCGCAAGTGACACCCGTTGGAGTGAAGGGACAGACAGTCGACGGAGTAGCGAAGAAGCCCAGGCTGGAGTCAAGCGCATCGAAGCTGTGAGCAAAAGCTGGACTTTGACTAGCTTGGTCATAGCCTATGTTACGTACGTGTTCATGCCCACTTGTTATTGATGTCCGGAAAGCCGATGCTGACGTCTGACTAGGCTTATGCTCATTGCGAACATCACATCTTTGGAGATTCAAGTTACCAGCAATCTTACGGCGTTCGCGACTAGTGCGTTCCAATCGCACTCGTTGGTATCAACAATCGCTGTGGTACAAGGGGTCGTTAGTGGTAAGTGCCTGAAGTCTTGCATGAACGTGTTTATATTCCACCTCGTACTAATCAGGTGCAGCTGTCATCAAGCCGCCCATGGGCAAAATCGCAGATGTGTTTGGCCGTCTTGAATCTTTCACCATCACAATATTCCTTTACACACTCGGCTACATTCAACAAGCTGCATCAAATAACGTCCAGACCTACGCAGGCGCGCAGATTTTCTGGGCCGCAGGATTCAATGGCCTTCAGGTCTTGCAACAGATCTTCGTTGCCGACACGACGGATCTGCTCAATCGCGCCCTTTTTTCGACCATCTTCGACCTGCCTTTTCTTTGGACAACATGGGCAGGACCCGAGCTTGCGGCGAGGATCCTCGATGGTACGAGCTGGCGTTGGGGATATGGTATATGGGCCATCATTCTTCCCGTTTTCTTTGTACCTCTCGCCGTGAGCTTATTCCTGAACCAGCGGCGCGCGAAGAAGCTCGGTCTGGACTTTCCAAGTCCCTTCAGGGGCCGAACGATCGGTGCAATCTTTAAAAACCTCTGGTACGACTTGGATGTCTTCGGCCTCCTTCTGTTAGCGGCAGGAATCTCGCTGGTTTTACTACCACTTACGCTTGCTCCAAATGCAAGTGGGCATTGGCGGAACACCAGCATGATTGCTATGCTCGTCATAGGTGGTGTCATCTGCATCATTTTCCCTTTTTGGGAAACGAGTTCAAAGCTTGCGCCGACGGCGTTCTTCCCTCCTAATCTTTTCAAAAATAGGACAGTTGTGGCTGGTAGTGCAATTGCCTTTTTCTACTTCAGTAAGTTACGGAGTACTCAGAGTTCTTTGAGATGCTGATGCTGTGCAGTGGCATTCTATATGAGCGTCTTTCCATACTTCTTCTCGTACCTGCTCATTGTACAGTCGAAATCGATTGTGACAGCGGGCTATATCACACGTGTCTTCACGTTCACATCGACCATAGCATCTATCGTGGTCTCCCTGATGATCAAGTATACTGGACATTACAAGTATTTTGTTACGGCTGGAGCATGTGTCTATATTATGGGCTTGTAAGTTTTACCCGACCATACATCAGAAATTCGGCTTAACAGTATACAGCGGGCTTATGATCGCTTATCGCACTGAAGGTGCATCGACCTGGGCTATTATCGGCACCCAAATTGCCGTCGGTATTGGCGGGGGGTTTCTCAATGTCCCAGTACAGCTTGGTGTTCAGGCATCTGCATCGCATCAGCAGGTAGCTGCTGCGACAACAGTTTGGCTTACTATCCTCGAAGTTGGTGGCGCCGTCGGTGCAGCGGTCTCCGGAGCAATCTGGAGCTCGTATGTTCCATCAAAACTTCAGCAATATCTACCACCAGATCTCGCAGCTGGTTACGCAACAATCTATGGAGACGTCACCGTTGCGTCCAACTATACGCTGTATCCCGCAGGCTCGCCTG
Coding sequences:
- a CDS encoding Nucleolar protein 16; amino-acid sequence: MGRELQKKKNKSSLPKKRQNGPSKKKVLSNPIIAKHWNQKETLSQNYRRLGLTSRLNHATGGTEKTIALLGLNDPKSSRADTAADSTANRLNIVSKQPTQAVEIEEIEVERDPETGAILRVTGQKEQKFNPLNDPLNELEDSEGEAEEWSGFAMVPERRENEAQNPVISELEEAARNGVRKAPRKQSEREGEWLERLVNKYGEDYGRMARDRKLNPMQQTESDIKKRVKKWKAAQSA